The following proteins come from a genomic window of Microbacterium lemovicicum:
- a CDS encoding VOC family protein has product MTASTSFDVAHIGNVELLTAEFDKSLWFFHDLLAMRIVGTDGDSTYLRTWDEYQQFTIKLTASSDAGVGLTTFRASSQEALERRVAAIDRFGLGEGWVDGEQGTGPTYRFRDPDGHAMGIYYETERYVATDDKPALKNQASAFPGHGVNARRLDHINYLAKDVVANGEFIAEALGGRESERIAIDGGGYAAWWFHFNNKSYDVVYSDDWTKHGDRLHHIAFAPDTREDILKAADIFLENGIYIESGPHKHAINQTFFLYVWEPGGNRIEFANAGARLLLDPDQPVVEWSAEERKKGQAWGMKTIESFHTHGTPVVKEN; this is encoded by the coding sequence ATGACCGCCTCCACCTCCTTCGACGTCGCCCACATCGGCAATGTCGAGCTGCTGACTGCAGAGTTCGACAAGAGCCTGTGGTTCTTCCACGACCTGCTGGCGATGCGCATCGTCGGCACCGACGGCGATTCCACGTACCTCCGCACGTGGGACGAGTACCAGCAGTTCACGATCAAGCTGACCGCGTCGTCCGACGCCGGAGTCGGCCTCACCACCTTCCGCGCGTCGAGCCAGGAGGCGCTGGAACGGCGCGTCGCCGCCATCGACCGATTCGGCCTCGGCGAGGGCTGGGTCGACGGCGAGCAGGGCACCGGTCCGACCTACCGCTTCCGCGACCCCGATGGGCACGCGATGGGCATCTACTACGAGACCGAGCGCTACGTCGCCACCGACGACAAGCCGGCGCTGAAGAACCAGGCCTCGGCCTTCCCCGGCCACGGCGTCAACGCCCGCCGCCTCGACCACATCAACTACCTCGCCAAGGATGTGGTCGCCAACGGCGAGTTCATCGCGGAGGCCCTCGGCGGTCGTGAGAGCGAGCGCATCGCCATCGACGGCGGCGGCTACGCGGCGTGGTGGTTCCACTTCAACAACAAGTCGTACGACGTGGTCTACTCCGACGACTGGACCAAGCACGGCGACCGCCTGCACCACATCGCCTTCGCCCCCGACACCCGCGAGGACATCCTGAAGGCCGCCGACATCTTCCTCGAGAACGGCATCTACATCGAGTCGGGGCCGCACAAGCACGCGATCAACCAGACCTTCTTCCTCTACGTGTGGGAGCCCGGCGGCAACCGCATCGAGTTCGCCAACGCCGGCGCCCGCCTGCTGCTCGACCCCGACCAGCCGGTCGTCGAATGGAGTGCGGAGGAGCGCAAGAAGGGCCAGGCCTGGGGCATGAAGACGATCGAGAGCTTCCACACCCACGGCACCCCGGTCGTGAAGGAGAACTAG
- a CDS encoding aldehyde dehydrogenase family protein translates to MSDTVTTEVRTGLYIGGEERHTDDTLAIADPGKPGAVVGHAASASAEDVADAVAAAKSAFPAWAALSAKERAAKMTEAIAGIADDRDADAAILSQENGKVRMESWVDALVLEIRWNLALMLADEVDTGKTLPVVPGMIPVETTVAYQPLGVVTVIVPFNWPIAILGAALPHALLAGNTAIVKPPPSAPLATTRVVQRIAEKLPAGVLNVVTGKDENMAGLIKNTDVAKVCFTGSVNGGKRIMEMASSTLTRVTLELGGNDAAVFLEDAIIDDTHLDRLYAAIYDTTGQICMNAKRVFVHNSRLDEVVAGLEERLNKVVLGYGLDEGTTMGPLHQPAQKAFVEEIIQEAKDAGADVREYGELPGGELSGGNFLRPALVVNPDPSLRVVTQEQFGPVIPVIGFDTEDEAVALANDTWGGLCGSVWTADVEAANRVGGQLVCGYVWVNDHGATRLDLRAPFGGMKQSGMGREQGIEGVRAFQDTRSIAHIDTAALAAQAH, encoded by the coding sequence ATGAGTGACACCGTGACCACAGAGGTCCGCACCGGGCTGTACATCGGCGGCGAGGAGCGCCACACCGATGACACCCTGGCCATCGCCGACCCGGGCAAGCCCGGCGCCGTCGTCGGCCACGCCGCCTCCGCCTCGGCCGAGGACGTCGCCGACGCCGTCGCCGCCGCGAAGTCCGCGTTCCCCGCCTGGGCCGCGCTCAGCGCGAAGGAGCGCGCGGCGAAGATGACCGAGGCCATCGCCGGCATCGCCGACGACCGTGACGCCGACGCGGCGATCCTGTCGCAGGAGAACGGCAAGGTGCGGATGGAGTCGTGGGTCGACGCCCTCGTGCTCGAGATCCGCTGGAACCTGGCCCTGATGCTGGCCGACGAGGTCGACACGGGCAAGACGCTCCCCGTCGTGCCCGGGATGATCCCGGTCGAGACGACCGTGGCCTACCAGCCGCTCGGCGTCGTCACCGTCATCGTGCCGTTCAACTGGCCGATCGCGATCCTCGGCGCCGCCCTCCCCCACGCGCTGCTGGCCGGGAACACCGCGATCGTGAAGCCGCCGCCCTCGGCTCCGCTGGCCACCACGCGCGTCGTGCAGCGCATCGCCGAGAAGCTCCCCGCGGGTGTGCTCAACGTCGTCACCGGCAAGGACGAGAACATGGCCGGCCTCATCAAGAACACCGACGTCGCCAAGGTGTGCTTCACCGGCAGCGTCAACGGCGGCAAGCGGATCATGGAGATGGCGTCCTCCACGCTCACCCGTGTGACCCTCGAGCTGGGCGGCAACGACGCGGCGGTGTTCCTCGAGGACGCGATCATCGACGACACGCACCTCGACCGCCTCTACGCGGCGATCTACGACACCACGGGCCAGATCTGCATGAACGCGAAGCGCGTCTTCGTGCACAACTCGCGCCTCGACGAGGTCGTCGCCGGTCTCGAGGAGCGGCTGAACAAGGTCGTCCTCGGCTACGGACTCGACGAGGGCACCACGATGGGCCCGCTGCACCAGCCGGCCCAGAAGGCCTTCGTCGAGGAGATCATCCAGGAGGCGAAGGATGCCGGAGCCGACGTGCGCGAGTACGGCGAGCTCCCCGGCGGGGAGCTTTCGGGCGGCAACTTCCTGCGCCCCGCCCTCGTGGTCAACCCCGACCCGTCGCTGCGGGTGGTGACGCAGGAGCAGTTCGGTCCCGTCATCCCGGTCATCGGCTTCGACACGGAGGACGAGGCGGTCGCGCTGGCCAATGACACGTGGGGCGGCCTGTGCGGCTCGGTGTGGACGGCCGACGTCGAGGCGGCCAACCGCGTCGGCGGGCAGCTCGTGTGCGGCTACGTCTGGGTCAACGACCACGGCGCCACCCGCCTCGACCTGCGTGCGCCCTTCGGCGGCATGAAGCAGTCCGGCATGGGCCGCGAGCAGGGCATCGAGGGCGTCCGCGCCTTCCAGGACACCCGCTCCATCGCGCACATCGACACGGCGGCCCTTGCAGCCCAGGCCCACTGA
- a CDS encoding MFS transporter — protein sequence MPRPAASRVLLLVAVLLIALNLRPTITGIGPLLAQISADLGTTEAALGALAAVPLIAFGLVSPLAQGLSARFGMSRTVLVALLLLCAGTAWRSVPGLTANLWLGTALIGASLAIVNVLMPAVIKRDFPDRVPAVTAVFTACLAGMGAVGSGVVVPISHVEAGGDPLGWRAALLWTGALLPFAVIAWIACTRGLPAHRAPARRSSVGGTIWRDALAWQVLLYMGLQSMTFYMLVTWFAPIAQSLGRTEVVAGIDVMIYQVFCFAGSLVVPLLLRGAVARFAAAAIPAVTLLGIVGLIVAPELFLLWAVVCGLGCGAALGMAMSLFSLRARTHETAGALSGMAQSGGYLLAALGPIAFGALVTLTGGWAASLGLVAVVLAVQLSIGILVGRPRYVLDGAAPDGTVSRGARAPLR from the coding sequence ATGCCGCGGCCCGCGGCATCCCGAGTCCTTCTGCTGGTCGCGGTGCTGCTCATCGCGCTCAACCTCCGGCCGACGATCACCGGGATCGGGCCGCTGCTGGCGCAGATCTCGGCCGACCTCGGCACCACGGAGGCCGCGCTCGGCGCCCTGGCGGCGGTGCCGCTCATCGCCTTCGGGCTGGTCTCGCCGCTCGCGCAGGGCCTCAGCGCCCGATTCGGGATGTCGCGGACCGTCCTGGTGGCGCTGCTCCTGCTGTGCGCCGGCACGGCATGGCGCTCCGTTCCGGGGCTCACCGCGAACCTGTGGCTGGGCACCGCGCTGATCGGGGCGTCGCTCGCGATCGTCAACGTGCTGATGCCCGCCGTGATCAAGCGCGACTTCCCCGATCGTGTGCCCGCGGTGACCGCCGTCTTCACCGCGTGCCTGGCGGGGATGGGAGCCGTCGGCTCCGGCGTCGTCGTGCCGATCTCGCACGTCGAGGCCGGGGGCGATCCGCTCGGATGGCGGGCCGCGCTGCTGTGGACCGGGGCGCTGCTGCCCTTCGCCGTGATCGCCTGGATCGCGTGCACCCGCGGGCTGCCGGCGCACCGCGCCCCGGCACGGCGCTCCTCCGTGGGCGGGACCATCTGGCGCGACGCGCTGGCATGGCAGGTGCTGCTGTACATGGGCCTGCAGTCGATGACGTTCTACATGCTCGTGACCTGGTTCGCGCCGATCGCGCAGTCGCTCGGCCGCACGGAGGTCGTCGCGGGCATCGACGTGATGATCTACCAGGTGTTCTGCTTCGCCGGCTCGCTCGTGGTCCCGCTGCTGCTGCGCGGCGCGGTCGCCCGCTTCGCCGCGGCGGCGATCCCCGCGGTCACCCTGCTCGGCATCGTCGGGCTGATCGTCGCGCCGGAGCTGTTCCTGCTCTGGGCCGTCGTCTGCGGTCTGGGCTGCGGCGCGGCGCTCGGCATGGCGATGAGCCTGTTCAGTCTCCGCGCCCGCACCCACGAGACGGCGGGCGCGCTCTCCGGCATGGCCCAGTCGGGCGGATACCTCCTCGCCGCCCTCGGCCCCATCGCCTTCGGGGCTCTCGTGACGCTGACGGGCGGGTGGGCGGCGTCGCTCGGGCTGGTCGCGGTGGTGCTGGCGGTGCAGCTCTCGATCGGGATCCTCGTGGGGCGGCCGCGCTACGTGCTCGATGGGGCGGCGCCCGACGGAACGGTCAGTCGCGGAGCGCGGGCGCCGCTCCGGTGA
- a CDS encoding PaaX family transcriptional regulator C-terminal domain-containing protein yields the protein MTAGQERVAPYRAPRELLLALLGDHVLDHPERPVRAAAVITVLEGAGIAEAAVRASLSRLVRQGVLASQRHGREIAFRLTAAGAALLSQGNERVRGDHPFSPHGGGWTLVTFSIPEGRRDLRHRVRSTLTWHGFAPLRDGLWLAPGEVDLRTSLLPLTGELDDGAVMAFRARELEEFPMAPSVHQAWDIEAIRAAHVAFLGTWEDVDAAEVAVRDAALVTRIELVADWLELLGTDPGLPPEYMDDDWPAAASARVYRRLRDGLEEAASAGFATLTGAAPALRD from the coding sequence ATGACCGCCGGGCAGGAGCGGGTCGCGCCCTACCGCGCGCCCCGTGAGCTCCTGCTGGCGCTGCTGGGCGATCACGTGCTCGACCACCCCGAGCGCCCCGTGCGCGCCGCCGCGGTGATCACCGTCCTGGAGGGCGCGGGCATCGCGGAGGCCGCGGTCCGCGCCTCCCTCTCGCGCCTCGTGCGCCAGGGGGTGCTGGCCTCGCAGCGTCACGGACGCGAGATCGCCTTCCGCCTCACCGCCGCCGGCGCCGCGCTCCTGTCGCAGGGCAACGAGCGGGTGCGCGGCGACCACCCCTTCAGCCCGCACGGGGGCGGCTGGACGCTCGTGACGTTCTCCATCCCCGAGGGGCGCCGCGACCTGCGTCACCGGGTGCGCTCGACGCTGACGTGGCACGGGTTCGCACCGCTGCGCGACGGCCTATGGCTGGCACCCGGAGAGGTCGACCTGCGCACCTCGCTGCTGCCCCTTACCGGCGAGCTCGACGACGGCGCCGTGATGGCGTTCCGGGCACGAGAGCTCGAGGAGTTCCCGATGGCGCCGAGCGTGCACCAGGCGTGGGACATCGAGGCCATCCGGGCGGCCCACGTCGCCTTCCTCGGCACGTGGGAGGACGTGGATGCCGCGGAGGTCGCCGTCCGCGACGCGGCGCTCGTGACGCGGATCGAGCTCGTCGCCGACTGGCTCGAGCTGCTGGGCACCGACCCGGGGCTGCCGCCGGAGTACATGGACGACGACTGGCCGGCCGCCGCATCCGCCCGCGTCTACCGCCGGCTGCGCGACGGGCTCGAGGAGGCCGCGTCGGCCGGGTTCGCGACGCTCACCGGAGCGGCGCCCGCGCTCCGCGACTGA
- a CDS encoding ABC transporter ATP-binding protein: MPDTLLTVTNLKKVYESSTGSVEAIGDISITMRRGELVCIVGPSGCGKTTLLKCIAGLLSPTAGVIELDGARVTAPPPNMALVFQEYGRSLYPWLTVRGNVELPLRHRGLSRAERDRLVDDALTAVGLEHAGKSYPWQLSGGMQQRVAIARAVAYQPEVLIMDEPFAAVDAQTRADLEDLVRRLHLERGMSILFVTHDIDESVYLGERVVVLSKSPTWVQEDLVIDLAPERDQIMTRALPRFTELRTHVYEQIQRAKRGEAVRPVR, encoded by the coding sequence GTGCCTGACACCCTGCTCACCGTGACGAATCTCAAGAAGGTCTACGAGTCCTCGACCGGCTCGGTGGAGGCGATCGGCGACATCAGCATCACGATGCGGCGCGGCGAGCTGGTGTGCATCGTGGGGCCGTCGGGCTGCGGCAAGACGACGCTGCTCAAGTGCATCGCCGGCCTGCTCTCGCCCACCGCCGGCGTCATCGAGCTCGACGGTGCCCGCGTGACCGCACCGCCGCCCAACATGGCGCTGGTGTTCCAGGAGTACGGCCGCAGCCTCTACCCGTGGCTCACGGTGCGGGGCAACGTCGAGCTCCCGCTGCGGCACAGGGGGCTGAGCCGCGCCGAGCGCGACCGGCTGGTCGACGACGCCCTCACCGCCGTCGGACTCGAGCACGCCGGCAAGAGCTACCCCTGGCAGCTGTCCGGCGGCATGCAGCAGCGCGTGGCCATCGCCCGCGCCGTGGCCTACCAGCCCGAGGTGCTCATCATGGACGAGCCGTTCGCGGCCGTCGACGCGCAGACCCGCGCCGACCTCGAGGACCTGGTGCGACGCCTCCACCTCGAGCGGGGCATGTCGATCCTCTTCGTCACGCACGACATCGACGAGTCCGTCTACCTCGGCGAGCGCGTGGTGGTGCTGTCCAAGTCGCCGACCTGGGTGCAGGAGGACCTCGTCATCGACCTCGCCCCCGAGCGCGACCAGATCATGACGCGGGCGCTCCCGCGCTTCACCGAGCTGCGCACGCACGTCTACGAGCAGATCCAGCGCGCCAAGCGCGGCGAGGCCGTTCGGCCCGTGCGATGA
- a CDS encoding ABC transporter permease, whose translation MTLYTSTVVTPRRRPGVWARVGQSTVYAIGLPLLLLVVWGVWSSASPQIFFPDPIVIVQAFVKTWIGPAFVVDVLPSLGRLALAIVLAVVLGVAAGMIIGLTRWLRELLEPTLEFFRAIPPPTLIPVFILLMGISDTMKVSVIVAGAIWPVLLNTIEGVRATDAIMTETARSFALTRAERIRYLVLPAASPRIMAGVRQTLSIALIMMVISEMFNTSSGLGYRIVYFQRNYLIAEMWSGILLLGLVGVLLAVIFGFAERRVLRWYHGIKEVESA comes from the coding sequence GTGACGCTGTACACGAGCACCGTCGTGACCCCCCGCCGTCGGCCGGGGGTGTGGGCCAGGGTCGGGCAGAGCACCGTGTACGCGATCGGACTGCCGCTCCTGCTCCTCGTCGTCTGGGGCGTCTGGTCGAGCGCGTCGCCGCAGATCTTCTTCCCCGATCCGATCGTCATCGTGCAGGCGTTCGTGAAGACCTGGATCGGTCCCGCGTTCGTCGTGGACGTGCTCCCGAGCCTCGGCCGGCTGGCGCTGGCGATCGTCCTCGCCGTCGTGCTGGGCGTCGCCGCCGGCATGATCATCGGCCTCACACGCTGGCTGCGGGAGCTGCTGGAGCCGACGCTGGAGTTCTTCCGCGCCATCCCGCCGCCCACCCTCATCCCCGTCTTCATCCTCCTCATGGGCATCTCCGACACCATGAAGGTCAGCGTCATCGTCGCCGGGGCGATCTGGCCCGTGCTGCTGAACACCATCGAGGGCGTGCGGGCGACCGACGCGATCATGACCGAGACGGCCCGGTCGTTCGCGCTGACGCGAGCGGAGCGCATCCGCTACCTCGTGCTGCCGGCCGCGAGCCCGCGCATCATGGCCGGCGTCCGCCAGACCCTGTCGATCGCGCTCATCATGATGGTGATCTCCGAGATGTTCAACACGTCGTCGGGCCTCGGCTACCGCATCGTCTACTTCCAGCGGAACTACCTCATCGCGGAGATGTGGAGCGGCATCCTGCTGCTCGGTCTCGTCGGGGTGCTGCTGGCCGTCATCTTCGGCTTCGCCGAGCGCCGGGTGCTGCGCTGGTACCACGGCATCAAGGAGGTAGAAAGTGCCTGA
- a CDS encoding ABC transporter permease encodes MTTLDTPQTTPPSAGRDAVAPARTRRMPSAARKALLGALGVVGFLATWQLIPALGIIDARYLPYATDTLARLGTMLGDLEFYRNIGRTMTSWAIGLVIALVAAVVLGAVVGLVPVLRRATHTTVEFLRPIPSVALIPLAILIFGIQLPAALVIIVYATFWQIFVQVLYGVADVDAVARDTARSFGLGRAARFRHLVFPTTLPYLMTGLRLGAAVALILAITAEMTIGVPGLGNVLNVARNAGDNVTVFAVVVTTGLLGLLVNLVFRFIERRTLSWHQSVRGEEVL; translated from the coding sequence ATGACCACGCTGGACACCCCGCAGACCACCCCGCCGTCCGCGGGGCGCGATGCGGTCGCGCCCGCCCGCACGCGACGGATGCCGAGCGCGGCGCGCAAGGCGCTGCTCGGCGCCCTGGGGGTCGTCGGCTTCCTCGCGACCTGGCAGCTGATCCCCGCGCTCGGGATCATCGACGCGCGCTACCTGCCCTACGCCACCGACACCCTCGCGCGGCTGGGGACGATGCTCGGCGACCTGGAGTTCTACCGCAACATCGGGCGCACGATGACGTCCTGGGCGATCGGCCTCGTCATCGCGCTGGTCGCCGCGGTCGTGCTGGGCGCCGTGGTCGGGCTCGTGCCGGTGCTGCGCCGCGCGACGCACACCACCGTGGAGTTCCTCCGGCCCATCCCGTCGGTGGCGCTGATCCCGCTGGCCATCCTCATCTTCGGCATCCAGCTGCCCGCGGCGCTCGTCATCATCGTCTACGCGACCTTCTGGCAGATCTTCGTGCAGGTGCTCTACGGCGTGGCCGACGTCGACGCGGTCGCCCGCGACACCGCGCGCAGCTTCGGTCTCGGACGCGCGGCGCGCTTCCGCCACCTCGTGTTCCCCACGACGCTGCCCTACCTCATGACGGGGCTGCGCCTCGGCGCGGCGGTCGCCCTGATCCTCGCCATCACCGCCGAGATGACCATCGGCGTGCCGGGCCTGGGCAACGTGCTGAACGTCGCGCGCAACGCGGGCGACAACGTGACCGTCTTCGCCGTCGTGGTCACGACGGGCCTGCTCGGCCTGCTGGTGAACCTCGTGTTCCGCTTCATCGAGCGCCGCACGCTGTCGTGGCACCAGTCCGTGCGCGGGGAGGAGGTGCTGTGA
- a CDS encoding ABC transporter substrate-binding protein, translating to MKKNLAALGLLAAAALALAGCTDSAAPAPAGSAAATADGGSGEMTQIRVAALPIAESGALWAAIDEGIFADHGLEVEVVPAQGGAQAIPALINGDIDFAIGQPFGPFRASLQNLGAVIISNYASSLPASADTDVNAVVALSSSGISSPKDLAGKRVSVNSLGAAGDVTIMKAVEDDGGDPKSIQFVEVAFPDVQAQLEAGSIDAGWVPDPFMSQIAGNGGAIITHPYQATIPGLELLTNITTQKKIDEDPELVKNYADAMSEALTWASSNEDAVRAAIVENMKIPEAAAAGITLPVFSPELDVDNLRTLAGLAVGYGVLDKEPDFDAMIKLQ from the coding sequence ATGAAGAAGAACCTCGCAGCGCTCGGCCTGCTGGCCGCCGCCGCTCTCGCGCTCGCCGGCTGCACCGACTCCGCAGCCCCGGCGCCCGCCGGATCAGCCGCCGCCACCGCCGACGGCGGCTCGGGCGAGATGACGCAGATCCGCGTCGCCGCGCTGCCCATCGCCGAGAGCGGCGCCCTCTGGGCCGCGATCGACGAGGGCATCTTCGCCGACCACGGGCTCGAGGTCGAGGTGGTCCCGGCCCAGGGCGGCGCCCAGGCGATCCCCGCCCTCATCAACGGCGACATCGACTTCGCGATCGGCCAGCCCTTCGGCCCCTTCCGTGCCAGCCTGCAGAACCTGGGTGCGGTCATCATCAGCAACTACGCCAGCTCGCTGCCCGCCAGCGCCGACACCGACGTCAACGCGGTCGTGGCGCTCTCGAGCTCGGGCATCAGCAGCCCGAAGGACCTCGCGGGCAAGCGCGTCTCGGTCAACAGCCTCGGCGCCGCCGGCGACGTGACGATCATGAAGGCCGTCGAGGACGACGGGGGAGACCCGAAGAGCATCCAGTTCGTCGAGGTCGCGTTCCCCGACGTCCAGGCGCAGCTGGAGGCCGGCAGCATCGACGCCGGATGGGTGCCCGACCCCTTCATGTCGCAGATCGCCGGCAACGGCGGCGCGATCATCACGCACCCGTACCAGGCGACGATCCCGGGGCTCGAGCTGCTGACGAACATCACGACGCAGAAGAAGATCGACGAGGACCCCGAGCTGGTCAAGAACTACGCCGACGCGATGTCGGAGGCGCTGACGTGGGCGTCGTCGAACGAGGACGCCGTCCGCGCCGCGATCGTCGAGAACATGAAGATCCCCGAGGCGGCGGCCGCCGGCATCACCCTGCCGGTGTTCAGCCCCGAGCTCGACGTCGACAACCTGCGCACCCTGGCAGGGCTCGCCGTGGGCTACGGCGTGCTCGACAAGGAGCCCGACTTCGACGCGATGATCAAGCTCCAGTGA
- a CDS encoding helix-turn-helix transcriptional regulator: MIAPSHPPASVTVQGSTRHLARGEDYDYFCDVVAPVYVGVRPDRPAGVFAADFALYDFGATGYGVLTTPPVSAQRDRSAIARLSDDALFLNFSRAPWVVEHLGRRWTVPGGVPFLLDNSMPFRIVVDPRRTLRLHSLRIPRGLLAREDVVRIDERVRATAAGAVLAAQAGLLATVVEEGRLAAAPAMSDAVVALLDAVDSSEDAPSADRLRVAQTSARERLGDPTYSVDALARAMGCSPRTVQSVFAAHGQTFAAWLRDERLQHARALLVDPAWQGRTIAAVAAASGFADVSAFHRAFRARFGCTPSSLR, from the coding sequence ATGATCGCCCCTTCGCATCCGCCGGCGTCGGTCACCGTCCAGGGCAGCACGCGTCATCTGGCGCGCGGCGAGGACTACGACTACTTCTGCGACGTCGTGGCGCCCGTGTACGTCGGGGTGCGGCCCGACCGGCCGGCGGGCGTCTTCGCCGCCGACTTCGCCCTGTACGACTTCGGCGCGACGGGCTACGGAGTGCTGACGACCCCGCCGGTGTCTGCGCAGCGCGACCGGTCGGCGATCGCCCGCCTGTCGGATGACGCGCTGTTCCTCAACTTCAGCCGCGCGCCGTGGGTCGTCGAGCACCTCGGCCGGCGCTGGACCGTGCCCGGCGGGGTGCCGTTCCTGCTGGACAACAGCATGCCGTTCCGCATCGTGGTGGACCCCCGGCGCACGCTGCGGCTGCATTCGCTCCGCATCCCGCGGGGCCTGCTGGCGCGCGAGGATGTGGTGCGGATCGACGAGCGCGTGCGCGCGACGGCGGCCGGTGCGGTGCTGGCCGCCCAGGCGGGGCTGCTCGCGACGGTCGTCGAGGAAGGGCGGCTGGCGGCGGCTCCCGCCATGAGCGACGCGGTCGTCGCGCTGCTGGACGCGGTCGACTCCTCCGAGGACGCGCCTTCTGCCGACCGGCTGCGCGTTGCCCAGACGTCGGCGCGGGAGCGCCTCGGTGACCCGACGTACTCCGTCGACGCCCTCGCGCGCGCGATGGGATGCTCGCCGCGCACCGTGCAGAGCGTCTTCGCGGCCCACGGGCAGACGTTCGCGGCCTGGCTGCGCGACGAACGGCTGCAGCACGCCCGTGCCCTCCTGGTCGACCCCGCCTGGCAGGGGCGCACCATCGCGGCGGTGGCCGCGGCATCCGGTTTCGCCGACGTCTCCGCGTTCCACCGTGCCTTCCGCGCCCGCTTCGGGTGCACGCCGTCGTCGCTGCGCTGA
- a CDS encoding VOC family protein, translating into MDQSLHFVTLSTPDLDATRRFYGDGLGWTALVDVEEEVVFFQAAPGLVLGFFDADKFEQDLGRERPGSGVEGVVLAHNVPDREAVASVLEAFENAGGTILTPARDGAFGGIFHGHAADPNGVVWEIAHNPGWRIAADGTVVFAPPE; encoded by the coding sequence ATGGATCAGAGCCTGCACTTCGTCACCCTGTCGACGCCCGACCTCGACGCGACGCGACGGTTCTACGGCGACGGCCTCGGCTGGACCGCGCTGGTCGACGTCGAGGAGGAGGTCGTCTTCTTCCAGGCTGCGCCCGGCCTCGTCCTGGGTTTCTTCGACGCCGACAAGTTCGAGCAGGACCTGGGGCGCGAGCGGCCCGGCTCCGGCGTCGAGGGCGTGGTGCTCGCGCACAACGTCCCGGATCGCGAGGCCGTGGCATCCGTGCTCGAAGCCTTCGAGAACGCGGGTGGGACGATCCTCACACCCGCTCGGGACGGGGCGTTCGGGGGGATCTTCCACGGACACGCGGCGGATCCGAACGGCGTCGTGTGGGAGATCGCGCACAACCCCGGGTGGCGCATCGCGGCAGACGGCACGGTGGTCTTCGCTCCGCCGGAGTAG